The following is a genomic window from Lysinibacillus sp. JNUCC-52.
AGCAGATGTTTTCAAGCAAATCGAAGAAGAAGAAGCACTCGCAAAGCAAACGATTGCCACTCAAAAGAAGCCCTCCCCAAAATGGCAAAAGCCAGCAGTCTGGCTAGCGAGTATTGCAAGCGTATTGTTAGTTGGTCTGTTAGTGACGCTCTATACAATGAAACAGCAAGAAAATACCCAAACGGAAGTGCCGCAAAGTATTCCTGTAAAAGAGGCTGAAGAGGAAGATGCAGCCGACTATATAACGAAAAAATATAATAGTCGAAAAGAGGATATTAGAAGAGAATTAAAAGTTTCGAAAGATGAACTGCAAGCATTTGAATTTATTCAAACAGCAGATACAATGTTAGATTTTTATATAGCAAATAACTTACATTCGTCCTCAAGTGATAGTGCACAGAATGTAGAAGAATACGTCTTATACTATTTAATGACTCCTAAAAGGGCTATAGAGACGATTAAAACATTTAACAATTTAACTTTTGATGAATCGTATGAAGTTTATAACCAATACATTATTTCTGTTGAAGAGTTGGAGAATTTTTATAGTAAGCTACTAGAACCGTATAAACCACTACTGAAGAAAGCTGATGAAAAGCAATATCCATCAGATTTAAAAGCTATTATTGAAGCTGCTAACAATCAATATATGGAGCTGAAAATGGATGATAAAGGCTCGTTTTATTTTAAAGCGAACCCTATCGATGGAGAATTTGCACCAGCCTATATCAATCAATTACATCCGGATGTTTTTGGGTATTTTGAATATTTAAAAATGGGCTATTTATTATTAGTTGATGATTTACGCTATTCACGAGAAGAAACAGCAAAATCGCTTAAAGTAATGGAACGTACGTTATTAGCGGATGTCAATGCGGGTTCTCCCAACTACAAGTTATTACAAGAAACCTTTAAAAATACGTGGGTGGCTCTATTGCTAGGCACTAAACAATATCCTGCCTTAGCGGAAGATGGGCAACCTGATAAGAAATATTTAACGTTTTTACAAGAAGTGGCTGCAGGTAAGTATGGGGAGGTCATGAAAAAGACAGTTGCCACAATCTTAAAAGAATTCCAGCAAACGAATCACTCTCAAACATTATCGCAACTTGCAGCTTATGATATATGGACAATTCTTTTACAGACACGGGAAGAAACAGCAGGTTATATTAACGATAGTGATTTTAGTGTTGTTGATATGGATGATTCTCGTATCGAGCAAATTAAGGGAATATATGAGCAATACAAGCAAAATAGCGATGTAGCTATATTAAATCAACTTCGCCCAATAAATATTGCTGCGCTTTACTTATATGCCATAACTATTGGTGATGAATCATTGCAAAATACCTTATTAATGCCAAATTCCGAATTGAATATAAGTTTGTTGTTACAAACGATGAAAGATTTAAACATATTTAGTCAGCTAGGTGAGTACGATGGGATTTATCCAATTGTAGCTGCTCGTGTTGCTGTCAATAAACAAGATCAGTACGGTAGGCAATTTCTTATAAAATTTTCAAAACAAGAGGAAGGCTATTATCGTATAACGGAGATCATTGATTAGTGGGACGATTTTTTGCTCCAGATATTGACGTATGTTATAATTTAACGTGATATATACGTAGCAAACATATAGAAAGTGGGCAAAGGTTATGGCAAAAAAATATGAATTAGGAGACGTATTGACCGGAAAAGTTACAGGTATTCAACCGTACGGTGCGTTTGTAGCACTTGATGACGATACACAAGGGCTCGTGCATATTTCTGAAATTACGTACGGCTTTGTAAAAGACGTCAGTGAGTTTTTATCAGTAGGGCAAGAGGTCGAAGTGAAGGTACTTGAAATCGATGAAGCGGCCGAAAAAATTAGTTTATCGATCCGTGCCTTACAAGAACGCCCAGTAGCAATAAGAAAAAAAGACGCAACACCACGGAAATCATTACAGGATCGTGTAGATGAATCCGATGCAAATGGCTTCAATTCCCTAAAAGATAAACTACAGGACTGGATCGAACAGTCAGGACATTAAAAAACGAGGATGCTTCCATGAGAAGGCATCCTCGTTTTTTATAAACAGTATTAGGATTAATCTTTTTTCATCTTCCGTATGCGATACTGCAAGTTTTGGCGACTCATGCCAAGTGCACCAGCAGCCTTTGTTATGTTACCTTCATATAGATTTAAGACATTTTGCACATAATAGGATTCGGCTTCTCGTAAATAAGCATCGAGCGGCATGACATCATTTTGCTGTTGGAACATGAAAAATTCAGGTTCGCGTTCAGAAGTATCCTGGCTTTGCACTTTAAAACGAAAATGAACTGGGAGTAAATCGAATGTAACAGTTGTTTCAGTTGTCATAAATGACACAATTTCATCAAGTAATAATTCGAGTTCTTTTAGATTGCCAGGCCAATCATACTGTAAGAATAAAGCTTGTACATCAGGTGCTAGTTCTTTTACGTTTGATGCAAAGCGCTCACGATGGCGACTAAAGTAATCATCCACAAACGGTAAAATATCTTCTTTTCGGTCTGTTAAATTAGGAATGGTGATAGACATGGTTGCAAAGAAATAATACAAAGATTTTGAAAGCTTTTTCTCCGCTATCAATGTAATTGGATCACTGCCGACACTACCAATCAGCATATATTTTGATTGTGGAAGGGACTGTAATAGTTCGAGTAATTGCTCCTGAATGGGGAGGCTTAAAAAATCGATGCGTTCAAAGAAAAATGTATATGCTTTATCATCCTGCAAAAGCTCTTCCATTTTATCAAGCACTGATTTTGCTGAACGTCGACTAAACAGTGTAACGAAAGCTTCAGGATCAGACGAAGCGGCATGATGAATACTTTCTGCAACTAAATCTTTTCCAGTACCAGACTCTCCGATGAGCAATATAGGTAATTTTACTGCGGCAGCTTTTTTAGCATTTACAATTACTTGTTGCATCGTCTCTGAAACAGCAGTAATCATATCAAAAGTTAAAGGCTCACCATATCGACGGAGAGGCTGATATACTAATTTTTCTAAAGATGTTATATCACGTGCAAATTCTATAGCACCGATTAGTTGATTGTTTTTAAAAAGTGGAAAAGTATCGTTAATCGTTGTAATTTCATGACCATTTTTATTCCAATAGGTTTGTTTCACATTCATTTCTTGTAAGCCTGTTTGTAATACCCGCATCAAAGTACTTTCATGTTGACGGAAGGAAAACAACTCAATAATTGAACGATCTGCTAATTCATCAAAATGAAATCCTTCAATTTCTTTCATTTTTGAATTATAGATAATTGTTTTACCTGTTTCGTCAATCGCATGTATACCAACGGATACATTAGTTGCAATAAACTCATAAAAGGGTAATAAGGGTTCAGAATTTTTCATAAAATGTGCACCTCAAAAATTTTTTACTTGAAATATGCAACGAAATTTTGCATTATAATAAGTGTAAGAATATTTTATACGCAAAAATATTTTGCGTCAATGTTTTTTGCACACTAAATATTTACAGCTCACAAAAGGAGGATATAGTATGATTCCATACAAACACGAACCATTTACAGATTTTTCTCAAGAGGCAAACTACAACGCTTATTTAGAGGCATTAAATAAAGTTGAAGGTTATTTAGGTCAAGACTATCCACTAATCATTGGCGGAGAACGTATTACAACAGAAGATAAAATTGTTTCATATAACCCAGCAAAGAAAACAGAAGTAATCGGTCGCGTTTCAAAAGCAAGCAGAGAATTAGCTGAAAAAGCGATGCAAGCAGCAGATGAAACATTTAAAACTTGGAAAAAAGTAGACCCAGCTATTCGTGCTGACGTGTTATTCAAAGCAGCAGCAATTATCCGTCGCCGCAAACATGAATTCTCAGCACTTTTAACAAAAGAAGCTGGTAAACCTTGGAATGAAGCGGATGCTGATACAGCAGAAGCAATTGACTTCCTTGAATACTATGGTCGCCAAATGTTACGTATTAAAGACGGCCAACCAGTAGAAAGCCGTCCAGGCGAATACAACCGTTACGATTATATTCCATTAGGTATTGGTATTGTTATTTCACCATGGAACTTCCCATTTGCTATTATGGCTGGTACGACAGTTGCAGCTTTAGTAACAGGGAACACAGTATTATTAAAGCCAGCTTCAACAACACCAGTTGTTGCTTATAAATTTATCGAAGTTTTAGAAGAAGCGGGACTACCTGCAGGTGCAGTTAACTATGTACCAGGTTCAGGTGCAGAAGTTGGGGATTACTTAGTAGATCATCCAAAAACACGCTTCATCAGCTTCACAGGTTCTCGTGATGTAGGCTTACGTATTAACCAACGTGCTGCAACACATAACGATGGTCAAATTTGGATTAAACGTGTTATCGCTGAAATGGGCGGTAAAGATACAATCGTAGTTGATAAAGAAGCAGACTTAGAATTAGCTGCACAATCAATCGTAAAATCAGCTTTCGGTTTCTCAGGACAAAAATGTTCAGCATGTTCTCGTGCCGTTATTGTAGAAGATGTATATGATACAGTTGTTAACCGTGTAGCGGAGCTTACAAATGCGTTAACAGTTGGTGACCCAGCTGACAATAGCAACTTCATGGCGACAGTTATTGACCAAGCAGCATTTAATAAAATTACTGAATACATTGAAATTGGGAAAGGTGAAGGTCGCCTTGTAGCAGGTGGTACAGCTGATGATTCAGTTGGTTACTTCATCAACCCAACAGTATTCGCAGACGTAGACCGTTCTGCTCGTATTATGAAAGAAGAAATCTTCGGACCAGTTGTGGCAATTGCGAAAGCAAAAGATTTCGATGAAGCAATCGAAATTGCAAACGACACAGAGTACGGCTTAACAGGTGCGGTTATTACAAACAATCGTATGAACTTAGAAAAAGCTCGTGAAGATTTCCATGTTGGTAACTTATACTTCAACCGTGGTTGTACAGGTGCTATCGTTGGTTACCAACCATTTGGTGGCTTCAACATGTCAGGTACTGACTCAAAAGCTGGTGGCCCAGACTACCTACAACTTCATATGCAAGCAAAAACAACTTCAGAAATGCTTTAATTTTTACTGATTTGAGTGGCATAAAACCACATGTTCAAAGATGGATTGTTTAAATAAGAAGAAAGAGCTAGCAAAGCCTCGTAGATTGTAATACCTACGAGGCGTGCAGCTTCATTAATAGCAGACGAATTTTCATGTTGTTTCTATTAAATAGCTCCTTTATTAAAACTGTTAAACAGACCAATCTTTTTTGATTTTCATTTTAAGTTAGTAGGGAGAGAATGCTATATGACAAAATCACAACAAGTTATTGAACAAACACAAAATTACGGTGCTGCAAACTATCATCCACTGCCAATCGTTATTGCAGAGGCTGAAGGTGCTTGGGTTAAAGATCCAGAAGGAAACAAATACTTAGATATGTTATCAGCATATTCTGCAGTGAATCAGGGGCATCGCCATCCGAAAATTATTGCTGCATTAAAAGAACAAGCTGATAAAGTAACTTTAACTTCTCGTGCATTTTATAGTGAAAACTTAGGTGAATGGTATGAGTTAGTAGGTAAATTAACAAATAAACAAATGGTTTTACCTATGAATACAGGTGCAGAAGCTGTAGAAACTGCATTTAAAGCTGCTCGTCGTTGGGCTTATGATGTAAAAGGCGTAGAAGAAGGTAAAGCAGAACTAATCGCTTGTAACGGAAACTTCCACGGACGTACGATGCTAGCAGTATCTTTATCATCTGATGAAGAATACCGTCGTGGCTTCGGACCAATGTTACCAAATATCAAACTTGTTGATTATGGTAATTTAGAAGCGTTAAAAGCTGCAATTACACCAAATACAGCTGCATTTTTAATTGAGCCAATTCAAGGTGAAGCTGGTATTGTTATTCCACCAGAAGGCTTCTTAAAAGCTGCACGTGAATTATGCCGTGAAAATAATGTTTTATTTATTGCGGATGAAATTCAAGCTGGTTTAGCTCGTACAGGTAAAATGTTTGCATGTGATTGGGAAGAAGTAGAACCTGATATGTACATCCTTGGTAAAGCATTAGGTGGCGGTGTATTCCCTATTTCTTGTGTAGCTGCTAATCGTGAAATTTTAGGTGTCTTCAATCCTGGTTCTCACGGTTCAACTTTCGGAGGAAATCCTTTAGCGTGTGCGGTTTCTATCGCATCTATTAAAGTTTTATTAGATGAAAAATTAGCAGAGCGCTCACAAGAACTTGGTGAATATTTCAAAGGTAAACTACGTGAAATTAACAACCCAGTGATTAAAGATGTTCGTGGCCGTGGTTTATTCATCGGTATGGAATTAACAGAAGCTGCTCGTCCATATTGTGAAAAACTAAAAGAATTAGGTTTATTATGTAAAGAAACACATGATACTGTAATTCGTTTTGCTCCACCACTAGTTATTTCTCAAGAAGATTTAGATTGGTCTATTGCTCAAATTGAAAAAGTATTTAAACTTTAACAAAATGTTCACATTTTAATTAAGAAGTGTGTTACAATGATGCCGATATACAATCATTAAAAAAAACAAAGAGGCGATTTAAAATGTCTGAAAACTTAAATCTGTTCACATCAACTCAAGATGTTATTCAAGAAGCTCTTAATAAACTAGGCTATGACGAAGCAATGTATGAACTACTAAAAGAACCGCTTCGTATGCTACAAGTCCGCATTCCAGTTAAAATGGATGATGGAACTACAAAAGTATTTACTGGTTACCGTGCACAACATAATGATGCAGTAGGACCAACTAAAGGTGGAGTACGTTTCCATCCAGCTGTATCCGAAGAGGAAGTTAAAGCGCTTTCAATGTGGATGACATTGAAATGTGGAATTGTAGATCTACCATATGGCGGAGGTAAAGGCGGTGTCATCTGTGACCCACGTCAAATGTCTATGGGTGAAATCGAACGTCTAAGCCGTGGTTATGTTCGTGCGGTTAGTCAAATCGTTGGACCAACAAAAGATATTCCTGCTCCAGACGTATTTACGAATGCACAAATTATGGCATGGATGATGGATGAATACAGTCGTATGGACGAATTCAACTCTCCAGGTTTCATTACTGGTAAGCCACTAGTTCTTGGTGGTTCTCAAGGTCGTGACCGTGCAACTGCTCAAGGTGTAACAATCGTTATCGAAGAGGCTGCGAAAAAACGTGGTATCGACATTAAAGGTGCTCGCGTTGTAATCCAAGGTTTTGGTAACGCAGGTAGCTTCTTAGCTAAATTCATGAATGATTTAGGTGCCAAAGTAATTGGTATTTCTGATGCTTACGGTGCACTTCATGATCCTGAAGGTTTAGATATCGACTACTTATTAGATCGTCGTGATAGCTTCGGAACAGTAACAACTTTATTTGAAAACACAATTTCAAATAAAGATCTTTTAGAGCTTGATTGTGATATTTTAGTTCCAGCTGCAATTGAAAACCAAATTACTGCAGACAATGCGCATAATATTAAAGCAAACATTGTCGTTGAAGCAGCAAATGGCCCAACAACTTCAGAGGCGACTAAAATTTTAACAGAGCGTGGCATTTTACTTGTACCAGACGTATTAGCATCTGCTGGTGGTGTTACAGTTTCTTACTTTGAATGGGTACAAAATAACCAAGGTTATTACTGGACTGAGGAAGAAGTAGAAGAACGCCTTTACAAAAAAATGGTTGATGCATTTGAAAATGTTTATACGACTGCGACTACACGTAACATCAATATGCGCTTAGCTGCATATATGGTTGGTGTGCGCCGTACTGCAGAAGCATCTCGCTTCCGTGGTTGGGTTTAATCAATAGATATTTAAAAAGACATTCCTAATTAGGGATGTCTTTTTTTATGTAAAAACTTAAATGCCGTTAATTTGAGCTATAGGGCGCTTTTGCTCAGCACATCGTAAACCGTCACCTCGCTTTCGCATACAAGTTGTTTGTGCAGACGAAGTGGATTTTCCTTTAGTATGCATCGAAATTGTGTGAGTGCCTGTCACCCATTGCATTTTTTGGTTTTAAATCTTTGCTTTCTGCATTGTAATTATGAGAAAATCCAACTAGAAAGGGGCGAATTCAATGGATTCATTTACATTTTTTAACCCAGTAAAATTACACTTTGGTGAAGATGCGCTGGAAAAATTACCGAAAGAGTTAGCGCAGTATGGAAGTAAGGTGCTAATGGTTTACGGTGGAGGTAGTATCAAGAGTAATGGTGTATACAATGCTGTTATTGAGAAGCTACAACAAGCAGATAAAACAGTATTTGAATTAAGTGGGGTAGAGCCTAATCCGCGAGTAGAAACGGCGCGAATTGGTATTGAGATTTGTAAAAAAGAAGGTATTGATCTTGTGCTTGCTGTTGGTGGCGGCTCTGTCATTGACTGTTCTAAATTAATTGTTGCTGGTGCTAAATATGATGGCGACGCATGGGATATTGTTAAACGAAAAGTATTAGTTCAAGATGCTTTGCCACTTGGAACAGTTTTAACATTAGCTGCTACAGGATCCGAAATGAATTCAGGCTCTGTTATTACAAATGCAGCAACAGAAGAAAAGTTAGGGTGGGGTAGTCCTGCTGCGTTCCCTAAATTTTCGATTTTAAATCCAGCATACACAGTGTCAGTACCGAAAAATCATACGGTTTACGGTATGGTCGATATGATGTCCCATGTTTTGGAGCAATATTTCCACAACACGACGAATACGCCTGTGACTGATGAAATGTGTGAGGGTGTTTTACGAACTGTTGTGACAACAGCACCTAAATTACTAAAAGATTTAGAAGATATTTCATTACGTGAAACGATTTTGCTAGCTGGAACGATTGGTTTAAATGGTTTCTTATCAATTGGCTCACGCGGAGATTGGGCATCACATAATATTGAGCATGCGGTATCAGCAATTTATGATATACCTCATGCTGGTGGTTTAGCCATTTTACAACCTCATTGGATGAGATTAAATGTGCCTGTAAACCCAGAACGTTTTGCAGGTTTAGCCACTCGCGTTTTCGGTGTAGATGCGACAGGAAAAACGGCAGAAGAAATTGCTTATGAGGGAATTGATCGTTTGTCAGCATTTTGGACTTCTTTAGATGCGCCAAACCGTTTAGCTGATTATAATATCGATGATTCGAAATTCGATCAAATTATTGAACATGCAATGCAAAACGGACCTTTTGGTAACTTTAATAAGCTACAAGAAGACGATGTTCGTACAATTTTACAAAACGCATTATAAAAATAAAGCCAATTGCCAGTATAGGCAATTGGCTTTAATGTTATTGTTTTTTATAGGCAATTGAAGGTCTTTCACCGACGTGCACCCAGTTAACTTTACCATCATCTTCATCAAATAAAATAGCTACTTTTGAGACGCCTTTTTGACTTAGAATGACTTCTGTTAAATGATCGCGGACATCATCTAGAAAGGCAAGTGATAAATTTGCATCTGCTTCAGCGACTAATTCAACATGTAAAAATTCGCCTTCTTTTACAACCTCTAAGCGGAAAATATCTTTAATATTAGGATCATCCATTACGAGATGGGCGATATGATTGAGCATTTCTTCATCTGTTTCACCAATTACCCCGCGAGCGTTATCTAAGAAAACCTTTCCGACTACATAAAACATCATACAGCCGATAATAATTGAAACAAGTCCTTCGATTCTCGTCCAACCTGTAAAATGTGCAATTAAGATAGCGACAAAGGCTAAAACATTACCACCTGTTGCTACTAAATCTTCCATAAAAACTAATTTTGTAGCAGGCTTGGCACGATTTAAAAAACCAAATGCTTTTGGAATAGACATCATACCAGCTTTTTCTTGTCCTGCTTCGTGAAGTACTTCGACTGCCGCTTTGGCAAGAACAGTTCCTTCTAATACAATCCCGATAAATAAAACACCAAGTGCAATCAGCATTCCTTTTGATTCACCAGAAGGATGCATAAAATGATGCCAGCCTTCTTTTATCGTCTCGTAAGAAAGAATAGCTACAATTATAACGGCAAACAGGCAAACTAGATTGACGATTCGACCAAAGCCCCCAGGGAATTTTTTTGTAGGGGCTTTTTTAGATAACGCTGAACCAATATATACGAATAGTTGGTTTGCTGCATCTCCAAGTGAGTGCATCATTTCGGCAAACATAGCGACATTGCCTGTGAAAAAGAAGGCAATTCCTTTTATGATACCTAAAAATGCGTTGACAAATGCAGCCATTAATGAAGGCTTATTACCTTCCTTGAGTAGTTTTAATATTTCTGTCATTAAAGAATCCTCCAGCTAGTTTAAAATTTCCATTTCAATTTTTTCAATATAAGGTAAGGTACGTAATGAACGATAAAACGACAGTAAGTTATCTGAGACAATCAACGATAAACGGAAATCTAATTCGTGTAACACTTGATTATTACCTAAAGGAATGTCTTTTATACGAATGTTTTCAATTACAATATTGCTGTCCTTTAAAAATAGAAGGAATGATTCCGTGTTACTATCATCATCAATTTGAATTTTTAACGAAACTTCTCGCATACGAATTCTTTTTGGTCCAATCTTCATAAGAAATGGAGACAATACTTCAATACCGAACACAATAATAATTACAGCTAAAGTAGCATCCATATAGAAGCCTGCGCCAACAGCAATTCCGATACCAGCAGCTCCCCAAATCATAGCAGCGGTAGTTAAACCCGAAATGCTATCATTACCGCGTCTTAATATGACTCCCGCTCCAAGAAACCCAATGCCACTTACTATTTGGGCTGCCAGACGAAGAGGGTCCATCGTTATATTAATGTCTGTTCTTGGAGGAGTTGAATATGCGGTCTCAATCGAGATAATTGTAAGTAAGCAGCTGAATGTAGCAATAACTAAACTGGTTTTTAATCCAACAGGTTTCTTTTTTAATTCCCTCTCAATGCCGATTACTAAACTTAATGTGGCTGCAATAACTAATTTTATGCCAACTTCATATGTAATCATATTCTCCAATAATGTTTCCAAACGCACCCCTCCATTTATATTTCGTATTGCTAAGAGATATGCAAGCTGTCATTATTATATGTACATTACTTTTTTGTATTGTACATCATGAAAGTAATGATGTATAAGCTTTTTTTCTGGAGGTCGATTTCAATGAATGAACCAAAGATTCATCCGTATATC
Proteins encoded in this region:
- the yugI gene encoding S1 domain-containing post-transcriptional regulator GSP13; translated protein: MAKKYELGDVLTGKVTGIQPYGAFVALDDDTQGLVHISEITYGFVKDVSEFLSVGQEVEVKVLEIDEAAEKISLSIRALQERPVAIRKKDATPRKSLQDRVDESDANGFNSLKDKLQDWIEQSGH
- a CDS encoding sigma 54-interacting transcriptional regulator, producing MKNSEPLLPFYEFIATNVSVGIHAIDETGKTIIYNSKMKEIEGFHFDELADRSIIELFSFRQHESTLMRVLQTGLQEMNVKQTYWNKNGHEITTINDTFPLFKNNQLIGAIEFARDITSLEKLVYQPLRRYGEPLTFDMITAVSETMQQVIVNAKKAAAVKLPILLIGESGTGKDLVAESIHHAASSDPEAFVTLFSRRSAKSVLDKMEELLQDDKAYTFFFERIDFLSLPIQEQLLELLQSLPQSKYMLIGSVGSDPITLIAEKKLSKSLYYFFATMSITIPNLTDRKEDILPFVDDYFSRHRERFASNVKELAPDVQALFLQYDWPGNLKELELLLDEIVSFMTTETTVTFDLLPVHFRFKVQSQDTSEREPEFFMFQQQNDVMPLDAYLREAESYYVQNVLNLYEGNITKAAGALGMSRQNLQYRIRKMKKD
- the pruA gene encoding L-glutamate gamma-semialdehyde dehydrogenase; translated protein: MIPYKHEPFTDFSQEANYNAYLEALNKVEGYLGQDYPLIIGGERITTEDKIVSYNPAKKTEVIGRVSKASRELAEKAMQAADETFKTWKKVDPAIRADVLFKAAAIIRRRKHEFSALLTKEAGKPWNEADADTAEAIDFLEYYGRQMLRIKDGQPVESRPGEYNRYDYIPLGIGIVISPWNFPFAIMAGTTVAALVTGNTVLLKPASTTPVVAYKFIEVLEEAGLPAGAVNYVPGSGAEVGDYLVDHPKTRFISFTGSRDVGLRINQRAATHNDGQIWIKRVIAEMGGKDTIVVDKEADLELAAQSIVKSAFGFSGQKCSACSRAVIVEDVYDTVVNRVAELTNALTVGDPADNSNFMATVIDQAAFNKITEYIEIGKGEGRLVAGGTADDSVGYFINPTVFADVDRSARIMKEEIFGPVVAIAKAKDFDEAIEIANDTEYGLTGAVITNNRMNLEKAREDFHVGNLYFNRGCTGAIVGYQPFGGFNMSGTDSKAGGPDYLQLHMQAKTTSEML
- a CDS encoding ornithine--oxo-acid transaminase gives rise to the protein MTKSQQVIEQTQNYGAANYHPLPIVIAEAEGAWVKDPEGNKYLDMLSAYSAVNQGHRHPKIIAALKEQADKVTLTSRAFYSENLGEWYELVGKLTNKQMVLPMNTGAEAVETAFKAARRWAYDVKGVEEGKAELIACNGNFHGRTMLAVSLSSDEEYRRGFGPMLPNIKLVDYGNLEALKAAITPNTAAFLIEPIQGEAGIVIPPEGFLKAARELCRENNVLFIADEIQAGLARTGKMFACDWEEVEPDMYILGKALGGGVFPISCVAANREILGVFNPGSHGSTFGGNPLACAVSIASIKVLLDEKLAERSQELGEYFKGKLREINNPVIKDVRGRGLFIGMELTEAARPYCEKLKELGLLCKETHDTVIRFAPPLVISQEDLDWSIAQIEKVFKL
- a CDS encoding Glu/Leu/Phe/Val family dehydrogenase, giving the protein MSENLNLFTSTQDVIQEALNKLGYDEAMYELLKEPLRMLQVRIPVKMDDGTTKVFTGYRAQHNDAVGPTKGGVRFHPAVSEEEVKALSMWMTLKCGIVDLPYGGGKGGVICDPRQMSMGEIERLSRGYVRAVSQIVGPTKDIPAPDVFTNAQIMAWMMDEYSRMDEFNSPGFITGKPLVLGGSQGRDRATAQGVTIVIEEAAKKRGIDIKGARVVIQGFGNAGSFLAKFMNDLGAKVIGISDAYGALHDPEGLDIDYLLDRRDSFGTVTTLFENTISNKDLLELDCDILVPAAIENQITADNAHNIKANIVVEAANGPTTSEATKILTERGILLVPDVLASAGGVTVSYFEWVQNNQGYYWTEEEVEERLYKKMVDAFENVYTTATTRNINMRLAAYMVGVRRTAEASRFRGWV
- a CDS encoding iron-containing alcohol dehydrogenase, yielding MDSFTFFNPVKLHFGEDALEKLPKELAQYGSKVLMVYGGGSIKSNGVYNAVIEKLQQADKTVFELSGVEPNPRVETARIGIEICKKEGIDLVLAVGGGSVIDCSKLIVAGAKYDGDAWDIVKRKVLVQDALPLGTVLTLAATGSEMNSGSVITNAATEEKLGWGSPAAFPKFSILNPAYTVSVPKNHTVYGMVDMMSHVLEQYFHNTTNTPVTDEMCEGVLRTVVTTAPKLLKDLEDISLRETILLAGTIGLNGFLSIGSRGDWASHNIEHAVSAIYDIPHAGGLAILQPHWMRLNVPVNPERFAGLATRVFGVDATGKTAEEIAYEGIDRLSAFWTSLDAPNRLADYNIDDSKFDQIIEHAMQNGPFGNFNKLQEDDVRTILQNAL
- a CDS encoding cation diffusion facilitator family transporter, producing the protein MTEILKLLKEGNKPSLMAAFVNAFLGIIKGIAFFFTGNVAMFAEMMHSLGDAANQLFVYIGSALSKKAPTKKFPGGFGRIVNLVCLFAVIIVAILSYETIKEGWHHFMHPSGESKGMLIALGVLFIGIVLEGTVLAKAAVEVLHEAGQEKAGMMSIPKAFGFLNRAKPATKLVFMEDLVATGGNVLAFVAILIAHFTGWTRIEGLVSIIIGCMMFYVVGKVFLDNARGVIGETDEEMLNHIAHLVMDDPNIKDIFRLEVVKEGEFLHVELVAEADANLSLAFLDDVRDHLTEVILSQKGVSKVAILFDEDDGKVNWVHVGERPSIAYKKQ
- a CDS encoding MgtC/SapB family protein, with amino-acid sequence METLLENMITYEVGIKLVIAATLSLVIGIERELKKKPVGLKTSLVIATFSCLLTIISIETAYSTPPRTDINITMDPLRLAAQIVSGIGFLGAGVILRRGNDSISGLTTAAMIWGAAGIGIAVGAGFYMDATLAVIIIVFGIEVLSPFLMKIGPKRIRMREVSLKIQIDDDSNTESFLLFLKDSNIVIENIRIKDIPLGNNQVLHELDFRLSLIVSDNLLSFYRSLRTLPYIEKIEMEILN